One window of Papaver somniferum cultivar HN1 chromosome 9, ASM357369v1, whole genome shotgun sequence genomic DNA carries:
- the LOC113310185 gene encoding CBL-interacting serine/threonine-protein kinase 5-like has product MMSSNQESEQKNGGGERRSTLFGKYEMGRLLGQGTFAKVYYAKEIHSGESVAIKIINKDQVRKEGLMEQIKREISVMRLVRHPNVVELKEVMATRGKIFFVMEYVRGGELFAKVANGKLTEDTARKYFQQLISAVDFCHSRGVSHRDLKPENLLLDENENLKISDFGLSALPEHLRNDGLLHTQCGTPAYVAPEVLKRKGYDGSKADIWSCGVILYVLLAGFLPFQDENIMKMYKKVYKAEYVFPRWFSHDSKRLISKLLVSDPEKRISIESIMKVSWFHKGFSRASSFVNLASMGGGTSPFKFDDDNNNTITKSVSKTPSPTKPTKPAFFNAFELISSMSSGFDLSNLFESKKKTKSMFTSKLSAAAIMMKLESVAKGLRFKVAKVKAFKVKMQGSEEGRKGKLLITAEVFEVAPEVAIVEFSKSSGDSLEYDKFCEDCVRPALKDIVWSWQGDDNDSSVDGNSSVTGSTSYADLQELAVN; this is encoded by the coding sequence ATGATGTCTTCTAATCAGGAATCAGAGCAGAAAAATGGAGGTGGAGAAAGAAGGAGCACGTTGTTTGGTAAGTATGAAATGGGAAGATTACTGGGGCAAGGAACATTTGCGAAGGTTTATTATGCGAAAGAAATCCATTCCGGAGAAAGTGTAGCCATTAAAATCATAAACAAAGATCaagtaagaaaagaaggattgatGGAACAAATcaaaagagaaatctctgttaTGAGATTAGTTCGTCATCCGAATGTTGTTGAGCTTAAAGAAGTTATGGCTACCAGAGGAAAGATCTTTTTCGTCATGGAATATGTTCGTGGCGGTGAACTTTTCGCCAAAGTCGCAAACGGTAAACTCACAGAAgacactgcaagaaaatatttCCAACAATTAATTTCTGCGGTTGATTTCTGTCATAGCCGTGGCGTCTCTCATCGTGATTTGAAACCGGAAAATCTTCTGTTAGATGAGAATGAGAATCTAAAAATCTCAGATTTCGGATTATCAGCTCTACCTGAACATCTGAGAAACGACGGATTACTTCATACTCAGTGTGGAACTCCAGCTTATGTTGCTCCGGAAGTTTTAAAGAGGAAAGGTTATGACGGATCGAAGGCGGATATCTGGTCGTGCGGTGTTATTCTCTATGTCCTGTTAGCCGGATTTCTTCCGTTTCAGGATGAGAATATCATGAAGATGTATAAGAAAGTTTATAAAGCAGAGTACGTGTTTCCAAGATGGTTTTCTCATGATTCAAAGAGATTGATATCAAAATTATTAGTTTCAGATCCAGAGAAGAGGATTTCGATCGAATCGATTATGAAGGTTTCGTGGTTCCATAAAGGATTTAGTCGTGCATCATCGTTTGTTAATCTGGCATCAATGGGAGGAGGAACAAGTCCATTCAAATTCgatgatgataataataatactataacCAAATCAGTGTCGAAAACTCCATCGCCAACGAAACCAACAAAACCAGCTTTTTTCAATGCATTTGAACTGATTTCATCAATGTCATCCGGATTTGATTTGTCAAATTTGTTTGAGAGCAAGAAGAAAACGAAATCAATGTTTACTTCGAAATTATCAGCTGCAGCGATCATGATGAAATTAGAATCAGTGGCCAAAGGATTAAGATTCAAGGTCGCCAAAGTAAAAGCATTCAAAGTGAAAATGCAAGGTTCAGAAGAAGGAAGGAAAGGGAAATTGTTGATAACAGCAGAAGTTTTCGAAGTTGCACCGGAAGTAGCCATTGTTGAATTCTCAAAATCATCTGGAGATTCGTTGGAATATGATAAATTCTGCGAGGACTGTGTCAGGCCTGCTTTGAAAGATATTGTCTGGTCGTGGCAAGGAGATGATAATGATAGCTCCGTCGATGGTAACAGTAGTGTTACCGGAAGTACTAGTTATGCGGACTTGCAAGAGTTGGCCGTTAACTGA